One segment of Anguilla anguilla isolate fAngAng1 chromosome 1, fAngAng1.pri, whole genome shotgun sequence DNA contains the following:
- the LOC118223612 gene encoding gap junction alpha-4 protein-like has product MSKSDWTFMELLLEQGQVHSTGVGKMWLTVLFLFRVLVLSTAAESVWGDEQSDFVCNTLQPGCEAVCYDKAFPISHFRFFILQVIIVASPAIFYLSYAALHARGQRKREEEKEEERRKREEEAKGRDSKVEKKEKEGGREREGAGQGGRVPPNVPRLRGKLFRVYLCVTVLKLLLEAAFILVLWHVYGFTVPAHYVCQRWPCPHTVDCFVSRPKEKTVFTVYMQAMAGVSLLFNLLEVCVLLRRCCCPAPGSWAHPRAPAPHPKERAHLHLPTGKGGATPGWEARIRWGAQHAFGAEPALLAPPPSLTRLPQEAPRGSWSTQWRYPQVYQQGGASI; this is encoded by the coding sequence ATGTCGAAGTCAGACTGGACCTTTATGGAGCTCCTGCTGGAGCAGGGGCAGGTGCACTCCACAGGTGTGGGGAAGATGTGGCTGACGGTGCTCTTCCTGTTCCGCGTGCTGGTGCTGAGCACGGCGGCTGAGTCGGTGTGGGGCGACGAGCAGTCCGACTTCGTCTGCAACACGCTGCAGCCGGGGTGCGAGGCTGTCTGCTACGACAAGGCCTTCCCCATCTCCCACTTCCGCTTCTTCATCCTGCAGGTCATCATCGTCGCCTCGCCCGCCATCTTCTACCTCAGCTACGCCGCCCTGCACGCCAGGgggcagaggaagagggaggaggagaaggaggaggagaggaggaagagggaggaggaggcgaaGGGAAGGGACTCGAAggtggagaagaaggagaaggagggagggcgggagagagagggcgcagGGCAGGGTGGGAGGGTACCCCCGAATGTGCCCAGGCTGAGAGGCAAGCTGTTCCGGGTGTACCTGTGCGTCACCGTCCTCAAGCTGCTGCTGGAGGCGGCCTTCATCCTGGTGCTGTGGCACGTGTACGGCTTCACGGTGCCCGCCCACTACGTGTGCCAGCGCTGGCCGTGTCCGCACACAGTCGACTGCTTCGTGTCGCGGCCCAAGGAGAAGACCGTGTTCACCGTGTACATGCAGGCCATGGCGGGCGTGTCGCTGCTCTTCAACCTGCTGGAGGTGTGCGTGCTCCTCCGTCGATGCTGCTGCCCCGCCCCGGGCAGCTGGGCCCACCCCCGCGCCcctgcgccccaccccaaagagagggctcacctccacctgcccaCGGGCAAGGGCGGGGCCACTCCGGGATGGGAGGCTCGGATTCGCTGGGGTGCCCAGCATGCTTTTGGGGCGGAGCCAGCCTTacttgcccctcccccttctctgaCCCGTCTCCCTCAGGAGGCCCCCAGGGGCAGCTGGTCCACACAGTGGCGTTATCCCCAGGTCtaccagcagggcggcgcctCAATATGA